One genomic window of Luteitalea pratensis includes the following:
- a CDS encoding ABC transporter permease: protein MRDVRHATRRLVRTPMFTLATVLTLALGIGANVAIFSIVNTVLLKPLPFFEADRLVGLWQTAPGVDIGDLNASLADYITYREESRTLADVALWNRAAVTITGLAQPERLDSLIATHRLLPLLGVQPTIGRPFSERDDQDGSPEVVMLSHGYWQRQFGGDTNVVGRLITVDGMRREIIGVLPKGFWFMDAPHDLVLPLRFNRANVRLAGYNNQAIGRLRPGVDIAGVNADVARMIRVAFGKFPPPQGMTLGMMEDARLAPKVRPLVDDLVGDLGKSLWVVTATIGIVLLIACANVANLLLVRTEGRAQEFAVRAAIGASRGRLARDVLAESLLLGLIGGAIGLGLAALGLRAAPGLAPARLPRLDLIGVDAATIVFTLVVSIAAGFMFGALPVLKWSRVRLSEALKAGGRGGTAGRDRNVTRNTLAVVQVALAVVLLIGSGLMLRTYQSMRRVQPGFTDPATLQTLRIAIPREVAADDASLMVAHQALVERLASLPGVSSAGLIDALPMGGGDSNDPIFASDHTYAADTIPALRRFIRAAPGTFEVLGTRVVAGREFAWTDIHAKRDVVLISENFAREYWGSAAAAIGKQIRSNPNDPWSQVVGVVADIRHDGVDRRAPSTVYWPLRDTRAASYMLRSARAGTGSFVAEIRRAVAEQSAGAPITQMRSMQEVYERSMARTALTLTLLGISGAMALLLAVVGIYALISYTVSQRTREIGIRMAIGAQQGSVQLMFVGYGLTWAGVGAAAGLVAAVPLSRLMSALLFEVKPLDPLTYAAVGVGLLVAAAMASYLPARRVTRIQPIEALRAE from the coding sequence ATGCGCGACGTGCGCCACGCCACCCGCCGACTGGTCCGCACGCCGATGTTCACGCTCGCCACCGTGCTGACCCTGGCGTTGGGGATCGGCGCGAATGTCGCGATCTTCAGCATCGTCAACACGGTCCTCCTCAAGCCGCTGCCGTTCTTCGAGGCCGACCGCCTGGTGGGTCTCTGGCAAACAGCGCCCGGCGTCGACATCGGCGACCTCAATGCGTCGCTCGCCGACTACATCACCTACCGCGAGGAGTCGCGGACGCTGGCCGACGTCGCACTCTGGAACCGCGCCGCCGTCACCATCACCGGTCTTGCCCAGCCCGAGCGCCTCGATTCCCTGATCGCGACCCACCGCCTGCTGCCCCTCCTCGGGGTGCAGCCGACGATCGGCCGGCCATTCTCCGAGCGAGACGACCAGGACGGCAGCCCGGAAGTCGTCATGCTGAGCCACGGCTACTGGCAACGCCAGTTCGGAGGCGACACGAACGTCGTCGGCCGCTTGATCACCGTGGACGGCATGCGTCGCGAGATCATCGGCGTGCTCCCGAAGGGCTTCTGGTTCATGGACGCCCCGCACGATCTCGTGCTGCCGCTGCGCTTCAACCGGGCCAACGTCCGGCTGGCGGGCTACAACAACCAGGCGATCGGCCGCCTGCGCCCTGGCGTCGACATCGCAGGCGTCAACGCGGATGTGGCACGCATGATCCGCGTCGCGTTCGGCAAGTTCCCGCCGCCCCAGGGGATGACCCTCGGGATGATGGAAGACGCACGCCTCGCGCCCAAGGTCCGCCCGCTCGTCGATGATCTCGTCGGAGATCTCGGCAAGAGCCTGTGGGTGGTGACGGCGACCATCGGCATCGTCCTGCTCATTGCCTGCGCGAACGTGGCCAACCTGCTGCTCGTGCGGACCGAAGGGCGTGCCCAGGAATTCGCGGTGCGTGCCGCCATCGGTGCGAGCCGCGGTCGCCTGGCGCGCGACGTGCTGGCCGAGAGTCTCCTGCTCGGCCTGATTGGCGGCGCTATCGGGCTGGGCCTGGCCGCTCTCGGCCTGCGGGCGGCTCCGGGGCTAGCGCCGGCGCGGCTACCGCGCCTCGATCTGATCGGCGTCGATGCCGCGACGATCGTGTTCACGCTGGTCGTTTCGATCGCTGCCGGGTTCATGTTTGGCGCGCTGCCGGTGCTCAAGTGGAGCCGTGTCCGGCTGAGCGAGGCGTTGAAGGCTGGCGGCCGTGGTGGGACCGCCGGTCGCGACCGCAACGTGACCCGCAACACGCTGGCGGTAGTCCAGGTGGCGCTGGCCGTGGTGCTGCTGATCGGATCCGGCCTGATGCTCCGGACCTACCAGTCGATGCGGCGCGTGCAGCCCGGGTTCACCGACCCGGCCACGCTCCAGACGCTGCGTATCGCGATCCCGCGCGAGGTCGCCGCCGACGATGCGTCGTTGATGGTCGCGCATCAGGCGCTCGTCGAGCGCCTGGCGAGTCTGCCCGGCGTCTCTTCCGCCGGGTTGATCGACGCGCTGCCGATGGGCGGGGGTGACAGCAACGACCCGATCTTCGCCAGCGACCACACCTATGCCGCCGACACGATCCCGGCACTGCGCCGGTTCATCCGAGCGGCGCCGGGTACGTTCGAGGTATTGGGGACGCGGGTCGTCGCCGGCCGCGAGTTTGCCTGGACCGACATTCACGCGAAGCGCGACGTGGTGCTGATCAGCGAGAACTTCGCGCGCGAGTACTGGGGATCGGCCGCGGCCGCCATCGGCAAGCAGATTCGATCCAACCCCAACGATCCGTGGAGTCAGGTGGTCGGCGTGGTTGCCGACATCCGTCACGACGGCGTCGACCGTCGGGCACCCTCGACGGTCTACTGGCCCCTCCGCGACACCCGCGCGGCGTCGTACATGCTTCGCAGTGCGCGCGCGGGCACGGGCAGCTTTGTGGCCGAGATCCGCCGCGCCGTCGCGGAGCAGAGCGCGGGCGCGCCGATCACGCAGATGCGGTCGATGCAGGAGGTCTACGAGCGGTCGATGGCGCGTACCGCCCTCACGCTCACGCTGCTCGGCATCAGCGGCGCCATGGCTCTGCTGCTCGCCGTGGTGGGCATCTACGCGTTGATTTCGTACACGGTGTCGCAGCGGACGCGCGAGATTGGCATCCGCATGGCGATCGGCGCCCAGCAGGGCAGTGTGCAGCTCATGTTCGTCGGCTACGGGCTGACGTGGGCGGGCGTCGGTGCCGCCGCCGGACTCGTCGCCGCCGTGCCGCTGTCCCGACTCATGTCGGCGTTGCTCTTCGAGGTGAAGCCGCTCGATCCGTTGACGTACGCGGCGGTCGGGGTCGGACTGCTCGTAGCGGCGGCGATGGCCAGCTATCTGCCGGCGCGTCGTGTCACCCGGATCCAACCCATCGAGGCGCTGCGGGCGGAGTAG
- a CDS encoding 3-keto-disaccharide hydrolase: protein MKITVLIACILAGAVISAQQTQTPPAQPPPSPTGYQDTPMQPNGKWHIHDGTRPQPRVVTPGPLVSLAPPSDAIVLLGSGQDLGRWQMTQGGGPVSWPIESGVLSSGKGMIRTTQADFADYQLHIEFATPSEVKGNSQGRGNSGVFLNGVFEIQVLDSFENITYPDGQASAMYGQFPPMVNASRKPGEWQSYDIVFTSPRFNGTTLEKPAIVTVLHNGVTVHAAQAFLGPTSHKQIGKYEPSHAKGYIGLQDHGNPVRFRNIWIRPLVEAQ, encoded by the coding sequence ATGAAGATCACCGTACTTATCGCCTGTATTCTCGCCGGCGCCGTCATCAGCGCTCAACAGACTCAAACTCCACCGGCGCAGCCGCCGCCATCGCCGACGGGCTACCAGGACACGCCGATGCAGCCCAATGGCAAGTGGCACATCCACGACGGCACGCGGCCGCAGCCGCGCGTCGTGACGCCCGGGCCCCTCGTGTCGCTGGCGCCGCCATCGGACGCCATCGTGCTGCTTGGGAGCGGTCAGGATCTCGGTCGCTGGCAGATGACGCAGGGGGGCGGTCCGGTAAGCTGGCCGATCGAAAGCGGCGTGCTCTCGAGCGGCAAGGGGATGATCCGCACGACGCAGGCCGATTTCGCCGACTACCAGCTCCACATCGAGTTCGCGACCCCGTCAGAGGTGAAGGGGAACAGCCAGGGACGCGGCAACAGCGGCGTCTTCCTGAACGGCGTGTTCGAGATCCAGGTGCTGGACAGCTTCGAGAACATCACCTATCCGGACGGCCAGGCATCCGCGATGTACGGCCAGTTCCCGCCGATGGTGAACGCGTCGCGCAAGCCCGGCGAGTGGCAGTCCTACGACATCGTCTTCACCAGCCCGCGGTTCAACGGCACGACGCTGGAAAAGCCGGCGATTGTGACCGTGCTCCACAACGGCGTCACCGTCCACGCGGCCCAGGCGTTTCTCGGACCGACCTCTCACAAGCAGATTGGCAAGTACGAACCGTCACACGCGAAGGGCTACATCGGCCTCCAGGATCACGGCAATCCGGTCCGGTTCCGCAATATCTGGATCCGCCCGCTCGTCGAAGCGCAGTAA
- a CDS encoding GNAT family N-acetyltransferase → MPRLTDKDEIRTILRRDPAWSLYALGDLAPPMFQKTEWFTPDLTLVVRDYGTAILFAMGPGSVREALESLSGSVHLQVQRAALDEVARHATVSSQRLMWRMTWTGGRLAAPDPLTSRLGVGDVPALQALYADGASSGESPDFFFPSMVADGVFHGVREGTALVAAAGTHLLAREEGIAALGNVYTRRDRRGLGLGRLATSAVLGELAGVETIGLNVRADNDAALHLYEALGFARHCQFYEALALP, encoded by the coding sequence ATGCCCCGCCTGACCGACAAGGACGAGATTCGAACGATCCTCCGTCGAGACCCCGCCTGGAGCCTGTACGCGCTGGGCGATCTGGCGCCGCCGATGTTCCAGAAGACCGAGTGGTTCACACCGGACCTGACGCTCGTCGTGCGGGACTACGGTACGGCCATCTTGTTCGCGATGGGTCCCGGCAGCGTTCGCGAGGCCCTCGAATCTCTGAGCGGGTCCGTGCACCTGCAGGTGCAACGCGCTGCACTGGATGAAGTGGCGCGCCATGCGACGGTGTCGTCACAGCGACTGATGTGGAGGATGACGTGGACCGGTGGTCGCCTGGCGGCTCCGGACCCGCTCACCTCCCGCCTGGGGGTGGGGGACGTTCCGGCACTGCAAGCCCTGTACGCCGACGGGGCGTCCTCGGGCGAGTCGCCCGACTTCTTCTTTCCCTCGATGGTGGCCGATGGCGTGTTCCATGGAGTCCGTGAAGGCACAGCGCTGGTGGCGGCCGCGGGGACGCACCTGCTGGCGCGCGAGGAAGGTATCGCGGCGCTTGGCAACGTCTACACCCGACGCGACCGCCGGGGGCTCGGACTCGGGCGTCTGGCCACGAGCGCGGTGCTCGGCGAGCTCGCAGGCGTCGAGACGATCGGTCTCAACGTCCGAGCCGACAACGACGCGGCGCTGCATCTCTACGAGGCGCTGGGCTTCGCGCGTCACTGCCAGTTCTACGAGGCGCTGGCCCTGCCTTGA
- a CDS encoding cytoplasmic protein, giving the protein MNRMLYLIAGVVIGSLLTGGAAAVSSPGPARQDPLKQGPQYYKVLLENDEVRVLEYRLKPGEKEQLHSHPEGVVYGFNDSTIRVTSADGAVTQSIGKAGDVYWRKALTHALENIGDTEVHSLAFEIKRH; this is encoded by the coding sequence ATGAACCGGATGCTGTACCTGATCGCCGGCGTGGTCATCGGCAGCCTTCTGACCGGCGGCGCGGCCGCCGTGTCATCGCCAGGGCCTGCCAGGCAGGACCCGCTGAAGCAAGGGCCCCAGTACTACAAGGTTCTGCTCGAGAACGACGAGGTGCGGGTGCTCGAGTACCGGCTCAAACCCGGCGAGAAGGAGCAACTGCATTCCCACCCTGAGGGAGTCGTCTATGGCTTCAACGACAGCACGATCAGGGTGACCTCGGCTGACGGAGCGGTGACGCAGAGCATCGGAAAGGCCGGCGACGTGTATTGGCGCAAAGCGTTGACTCACGCGTTGGAAAACATCGGGGATACCGAGGTCCATTCCTTGGCGTTCGAGATCAAGCGGCACTGA
- a CDS encoding serine hydrolase domain-containing protein has product MLHVRRAGQELSRAFGAARVDLPFLIASPTKPMTASGVLWLRDRRELALSDAVSTYLPEFRGGQRGEVTIGHLLTHTSGLPDMLPDNPELRRRHAPLSEFVARTCRTPLLFRPGTKVSYQSMGILLGAAIAEKVSGEPMPGFMARTIFHPLGMRQTSLGLGDRPIAETAQCQVPEADRGDWDWNSPYWRNLGAPWGGAHATARDLGAFLDAFASPAGEVLAPATRREMRAIQTGTLRPRFGLGWQREPGAFGRTCSAETFGHFGSTGTMAWHDPATATTFVLLTTRPATDSMASLLRPASEIIGRTNG; this is encoded by the coding sequence GTGCTGCACGTCCGCCGCGCAGGCCAGGAGCTGAGTCGCGCCTTCGGTGCAGCACGCGTCGACCTGCCGTTCCTCATCGCCTCACCAACCAAGCCGATGACTGCGTCCGGGGTGCTGTGGTTGCGCGATCGGCGCGAGCTGGCGTTGAGCGATGCGGTGAGCACGTATCTGCCGGAGTTCCGCGGCGGCCAACGCGGCGAGGTCACCATCGGTCACCTCCTCACGCACACGTCGGGACTGCCCGACATGCTCCCGGACAACCCCGAACTGCGCCGTCGGCACGCGCCCCTGTCAGAGTTCGTGGCTCGAACCTGCCGGACGCCGCTGCTTTTCCGACCCGGGACGAAAGTCAGCTACCAGAGCATGGGCATCCTCCTGGGCGCGGCGATCGCCGAGAAGGTCAGCGGCGAGCCGATGCCGGGATTCATGGCGCGGACCATTTTTCACCCACTGGGGATGCGGCAAACGTCGTTGGGCCTGGGCGATCGACCGATCGCGGAGACCGCCCAGTGCCAGGTGCCGGAAGCCGACCGCGGCGATTGGGACTGGAACAGCCCGTACTGGCGAAACCTCGGAGCCCCATGGGGCGGCGCGCATGCCACTGCGCGCGATCTCGGGGCGTTCCTGGACGCCTTCGCTTCCCCCGCTGGCGAGGTGTTGGCGCCAGCCACACGACGTGAGATGCGCGCGATCCAGACAGGCACGCTGCGGCCACGCTTTGGTCTCGGCTGGCAGCGCGAGCCGGGGGCGTTCGGCCGGACGTGCTCCGCGGAGACGTTCGGGCACTTCGGGTCGACCGGGACGATGGCCTGGCATGATCCGGCCACGGCTACGACCTTCGTCCTGCTCACGACCAGGCCGGCGACCGATTCCATGGCCAGTCTTCTGCGCCCGGCTTCGGAGATCATTGGACGCACGAACGGCTGA
- a CDS encoding ABC transporter ATP-binding protein, whose protein sequence is MADPTRAAAEAGKKPARPAGSTLTALLTPYRPLVAGIVCLTIGGNALSLVVPKLLARGIDTFAASRVVPDALILEFAAVAIGVFVFSYLQNIAQTVAAERVARDLRTRIAAKLATQSLAYIQQVTTARLLTNLTSDVDAVKLFVAQAVGSIVASVFLIAGASALLLSINWKLGLAVIAVLPVIGFTFQAVLRRVRALFATAQGAVDALNKVISESILGAALVRLLNSQAYEYDRFMVANTHARDISLRILRLFAWLIPIVIFCTNVATLTILIFGGRFVIVGSMTLGEFTAFNSYLAILIFPVIMIGFMSNVIAQSSASYMRIGMVLAASSAKARGTLVADLRGEIALARVTLTFGETDSLKDVSLRIKAGTRTAIIGPTAAGKTQLLYLLTGLVAPTSGTVEYDGRNIEDYDKTTLHQQVALVFQDATMFNLTLRENIGFSKTVSDADLDKAIAAAELAEFVRSLPAGLDTVVAERGTSLSGGQKQRIMLARALALNPRILLLDDFTARVDVTTERKILANVRQQYPGLTLVSVTQKIAPIEDYEQIVLLMEGEVLAMGTHQDLLASCPEYVQIYESQRSTSHYESVQA, encoded by the coding sequence TTGGCCGATCCGACCCGCGCGGCCGCTGAAGCCGGGAAGAAACCCGCCCGGCCGGCAGGCTCGACGCTCACCGCGCTCCTCACGCCGTATCGCCCTCTCGTTGCGGGCATCGTGTGCCTGACGATTGGCGGCAATGCGCTCAGCCTGGTGGTCCCGAAGCTGCTGGCGCGCGGCATCGATACCTTCGCAGCGAGTCGGGTCGTGCCGGACGCGCTCATCCTCGAGTTCGCCGCCGTCGCGATCGGCGTCTTCGTCTTCTCGTACCTGCAGAACATCGCGCAGACCGTTGCCGCCGAACGCGTCGCGCGGGACCTGCGCACCAGGATCGCGGCCAAGCTGGCGACGCAGTCGCTCGCCTACATCCAGCAGGTGACGACGGCCAGGCTGCTGACCAACCTGACGTCCGACGTCGACGCGGTGAAGCTGTTTGTCGCCCAGGCGGTGGGATCGATCGTCGCATCGGTGTTCCTGATCGCCGGCGCGAGCGCGCTGCTCCTTTCGATCAACTGGAAGCTCGGGCTCGCGGTGATTGCGGTCCTGCCGGTGATCGGCTTCACGTTCCAGGCGGTGCTCAGGCGGGTGCGCGCGCTGTTCGCCACGGCGCAGGGGGCCGTCGATGCGCTCAACAAGGTCATCAGCGAGAGCATCCTCGGCGCGGCGCTGGTTCGGCTGCTCAACTCGCAGGCCTACGAATACGACCGGTTCATGGTCGCCAACACCCACGCGCGCGACATCAGTCTGCGGATCCTGCGCCTCTTCGCGTGGCTGATTCCTATCGTCATCTTCTGTACCAACGTCGCCACGCTGACGATCCTGATCTTCGGCGGGCGGTTCGTCATCGTCGGATCGATGACGCTCGGCGAGTTCACGGCCTTCAACAGCTACCTCGCGATCCTGATCTTCCCGGTCATCATGATCGGCTTCATGAGCAACGTCATCGCGCAGTCGAGCGCGTCGTACATGCGGATCGGAATGGTGCTCGCGGCGTCGTCTGCCAAGGCCCGCGGCACCCTCGTCGCGGACCTGCGGGGCGAGATCGCGCTCGCGCGGGTAACGCTGACGTTCGGCGAGACGGACAGCCTGAAGGACGTGTCCCTGCGCATCAAGGCGGGGACGCGCACCGCCATCATCGGCCCGACGGCGGCAGGCAAGACGCAGCTGCTCTACCTGCTCACCGGACTCGTCGCGCCCACCTCCGGTACGGTCGAGTACGACGGCCGGAACATCGAAGATTACGACAAGACGACACTGCACCAGCAGGTGGCCCTGGTCTTCCAGGACGCCACGATGTTCAACCTGACACTGCGCGAGAACATCGGGTTCAGCAAGACGGTCAGCGACGCCGATCTCGACAAGGCGATCGCCGCGGCCGAGCTCGCCGAGTTCGTCCGGTCGCTGCCGGCCGGCCTCGACACGGTCGTCGCCGAGCGCGGCACCAGCCTGTCGGGCGGCCAGAAGCAGCGCATCATGCTGGCAAGGGCGCTGGCGCTCAACCCGCGGATCCTGCTGCTCGACGACTTCACTGCGCGGGTCGACGTCACCACCGAGCGCAAGATCCTCGCGAACGTGCGACAGCAGTACCCCGGCCTGACGCTCGTGTCGGTGACGCAGAAGATCGCGCCGATCGAGGACTACGAGCAGATCGTCCTGCTGATGGAGGGGGAAGTACTGGCCATGGGCACGCACCAGGACCTGTTGGCCAGTTGTCCGGAGTACGTACAGATCTATGAGTCCCAGCGAAGCACCAGCCATTACGAGTCCGTACAGGCTTAG
- a CDS encoding Gfo/Idh/MocA family protein, whose amino-acid sequence MNGEPLRLGAFGVGRMGQVHLEHLIALHQRGEIELVAMGDRFGPTLSSAAGLLNELGGPDLARIARFDDPDAMAATARLNGVIVASRTEDHARDSLAFIRLGVPVLVEKPIANTIAEAAEFCGRVAECPNRLVQVGFQRHFDAAALVALDWLSSGRIGTLQQSHHVLQDKNPTPVGYQSCGITADMAIHLVFEAMSVRGFELPCAVQALRFNAPHYDDRAGEGANVVHTFCTWADGTVAHLWGSRINSAGYDNGFKLIGTKGRIDVGEFVGDFGAITARLWSGFGDQRGRQIDEAQFPMTRPSARHPDFYARYAAAYAAEISAFIDGLRRNAPFDLGPDLGWKTLLVANLAEASSRSGGRRFDLTQTDGSTIATAADAAAYVGAVSSQV is encoded by the coding sequence ATGAACGGCGAACCACTGAGACTTGGCGCGTTTGGCGTTGGTCGCATGGGCCAGGTTCACCTGGAACATCTGATCGCGCTGCACCAGCGCGGCGAGATCGAACTCGTCGCCATGGGCGATCGGTTCGGGCCGACACTCTCGTCGGCGGCTGGCCTCCTGAACGAGCTCGGTGGGCCGGACCTGGCGAGGATCGCGCGGTTCGACGACCCCGACGCCATGGCGGCCACGGCGCGACTGAACGGTGTAATCGTCGCGTCACGCACCGAGGACCACGCGCGCGACAGTCTGGCCTTCATCCGCCTTGGCGTGCCAGTGTTGGTCGAGAAACCGATCGCCAACACGATTGCCGAAGCCGCCGAATTCTGCGGAAGAGTGGCCGAGTGCCCGAATCGACTCGTGCAGGTCGGGTTTCAGCGGCACTTCGACGCGGCGGCCCTGGTCGCCCTGGACTGGCTCTCGAGCGGCCGCATCGGCACGCTCCAGCAGTCGCATCACGTCCTGCAGGACAAGAATCCGACGCCGGTCGGCTACCAGAGCTGCGGCATCACGGCCGACATGGCGATCCATCTCGTCTTCGAGGCCATGAGCGTGCGCGGATTCGAGCTGCCCTGCGCGGTCCAGGCGTTGCGGTTCAACGCGCCGCATTACGACGACCGCGCCGGCGAGGGCGCGAATGTCGTCCACACGTTCTGCACGTGGGCCGATGGCACGGTCGCACACCTCTGGGGATCGCGCATCAACAGCGCTGGATACGACAACGGCTTCAAACTGATCGGCACCAAGGGTCGGATCGACGTCGGTGAATTCGTCGGGGATTTCGGAGCCATCACGGCTCGCCTGTGGAGCGGCTTTGGCGACCAACGCGGCCGACAGATCGACGAGGCGCAGTTCCCCATGACGCGGCCGTCGGCGCGGCATCCTGACTTCTACGCTCGCTACGCCGCAGCCTATGCTGCCGAGATATCGGCCTTCATAGACGGCCTCAGGAGAAACGCGCCTTTCGATCTCGGTCCTGACCTGGGATGGAAGACGCTGCTGGTCGCCAACCTCGCCGAGGCGAGCTCGCGATCCGGCGGACGCCGATTCGACCTCACGCAGACCGACGGATCCACCATCGCGACAGCTGCCGATGCCGCGGCGTATGTCGGCGCGGTTTCTTCGCAGGTCTAA
- a CDS encoding dipeptidase gives MRSQFVAAAVPFLLLVSALAQEAPRVSEEARRLHQDAFVFDGHVHMINRQLHLGGNIGDRLSDGQVDLPRMKEGGVDAFFMTLFVMEQYYPARYETKQTLRLMNMAIDQLTQNREVVELALNASDIERINRAGKMAAVLDLEGSFDLDGDLHVLRSLHRLGLRVVQLPAHNWGNEYADSCCAPARWHGLTEHGRAVVREMNRLGMVINVSHASDETLAQALEVSTQPIVATHHGLRSLNDIPRNMPDDLLKKLAAKGGVIGFHIGNAFHNRRQFEWLSKQAGRPFWDTSEVAEEKARLSIHEIDRRVASLFPMVGPVTPDDLLMSVDEWVGVVDRAIQVAGEDHVALGSDFDGGPTPARHMRDVRDLAMITDAMLRRGYSKDRIRKFLGGNLMRVFRQVTSTPG, from the coding sequence ATGAGATCCCAGTTCGTTGCCGCGGCCGTTCCATTCCTCCTGCTCGTGTCCGCACTGGCGCAGGAGGCGCCCCGGGTGTCGGAGGAAGCCCGCCGGCTGCACCAGGACGCCTTCGTCTTCGACGGGCACGTTCACATGATCAACCGCCAACTCCACCTGGGTGGGAACATCGGGGATCGCCTTTCCGATGGTCAGGTGGACCTGCCGCGCATGAAGGAAGGAGGCGTCGACGCCTTCTTCATGACGCTCTTCGTGATGGAGCAGTACTACCCCGCGCGGTACGAGACGAAGCAGACGCTCCGCCTGATGAACATGGCGATCGATCAGCTCACGCAGAACCGCGAGGTCGTGGAGCTCGCGCTCAATGCCTCCGACATCGAGCGGATCAACCGGGCGGGGAAAATGGCCGCCGTCCTCGATCTCGAGGGCAGCTTCGATCTCGACGGCGACCTCCACGTGCTGCGGTCGCTCCACCGGCTGGGGCTCCGGGTCGTGCAACTCCCCGCGCACAACTGGGGGAACGAGTACGCCGACTCCTGCTGCGCGCCGGCTCGCTGGCACGGGCTCACCGAACACGGCCGGGCGGTCGTCCGCGAGATGAACCGGCTCGGCATGGTCATCAACGTCTCGCACGCGTCCGACGAGACGCTGGCGCAGGCGCTGGAGGTGAGCACCCAGCCGATCGTCGCCACCCACCACGGGCTGCGCAGTCTGAATGACATCCCCCGCAACATGCCCGACGACCTCCTGAAGAAGCTCGCGGCCAAAGGGGGCGTGATCGGGTTCCACATCGGCAATGCGTTTCACAACCGTCGGCAGTTCGAGTGGTTGTCCAAGCAGGCCGGGCGGCCCTTCTGGGACACGTCCGAGGTCGCGGAAGAGAAGGCCCGGCTTTCCATCCACGAGATCGACCGACGGGTCGCATCGCTGTTTCCGATGGTCGGCCCCGTCACGCCGGACGACCTGCTGATGTCGGTGGATGAGTGGGTCGGCGTCGTGGACCGCGCCATCCAGGTGGCCGGCGAGGACCACGTCGCGCTCGGCAGCGACTTCGACGGCGGCCCGACGCCCGCGCGGCACATGCGCGACGTCCGGGACCTGGCGATGATCACCGACGCGATGCTGCGCCGTGGCTACTCGAAGGACCGCATCAGGAAGTTCCTGGGCGGCAACCTGATGCGCGTGTTCCGGCAGGTGACGAGCACTCCGGGATAG